The sequence cggcaatgaatgcaggataatgctaacctgactgccctcatcgattttagacccattcatctcttctacgttaaagtggaccattatATTCAGCACGTGTTCACGAACTGAGGTGTCTTCCTCAattttggagctgaagatgCGTTTCAGGGCCTCATGCTTGAGTTGTCTAGATGGTTGTTCGAACATTCCccgcaaggactccatgatctcacgtgctgagaccatggactcGTGGTTCTTGGCTAACACATCActaagactagccaagatataggctcgggccttctcatttgtcGTGTCAACACTCGTAGCtgcccgaacatttcgagtaatgttctgaggtggaataggaggacattcctctgtaaGGAAAAACTtaagatcctcgatgatgagtatcgtcgtgagcatatgtttccaacttgaatgcttttggccattcagtttttcaGCGCTAAGTAAACTGATAGTAGTTATAGTCATTTAAAACCGTTGCTGAAAAAAGGAGtaaccttttataagactttgcgaaaaccacatttttaaccaattagttttagcaaaacagattccaagtatcctaagtgaaaagatttctattttgcaatgatgcctcaacaaggcaggacaaacgtcaccggtggggtgatcagatgtgCCTTCACTGGGATAagatattctcaaccattaggcaaaacCAACTATTGGAACTGAaactaatagccaccattttttcGATTTAGAACTATTAACTCTTAACAATtttgcgtaagtgtaaccccttgttttcggccccagagtccctccctaatgcacccaccgaagggaaaaagtagattaggacaagagactaagtaaccttatcctcttacaggagatcaaataaagaaacgtgcaaaacagccatcctatagggggacacatccagggtgccacgagtcgatgcgcagaaactttatttaatctaacgagagagaccgtgggatatgctgtcgcacttcctaCTCCCACTTTCTATGAAcgttctctccatccaccttgatattgtcctacccaaacaccatcctttagggggacactcccagggtgtcaCGTGGCCGAGGATAGAtttcacggtgtggactatgagggagaaacacGAGAGGtgtaaatgaagcatcaaatgccccaagtacctcccactgaatgttctacctaggggtttatttgaaggaactcttaaacaagagtatccaaaaatgcgttcggatctttcctatttcaattttcattttattcttcagttagaATGACAAAAATTAATCTTCCCACTTCCACacgatttaggagaaattttcggccaattatcacataaccgaCAGagtaattaataaatgaatataatcatattatattcttaacctatagtttgatctcatatatctactatggtaatttctcctccacttgatgtaaatcatatttatatctaatttcctccaaaataatgtatctcatacatttagtcaattatatcatacataattaaccaattcaattatatcatatataatcgaactctctcttgtcaatttgaacatttcaaactgactcaaaaactgattctcgactttatccaagctacctaggggactttatggacctatggcttgaagctccaacggtacgtgaatagcttactaaactctttaaccacgagatccaccatcccttaactatcaggcattccactaaagaccaacaattgaactctttttaccacagatatatttctgtgtccatcagatataaccaatcatgagtacgatgacccgttacatatgctcgtaagtatagctgaaccaatttaccgttttgctcctgtagttacatctcactccttaaatacctctgattcctctaatgaacaatacaacatagtccaactatgtgtgaacacctctcgggccaagagaaagtgtgtggcgtcacatcgttcaagccctggaatcagcccttaagggagctatctatctacttgcccctgctttggggaaggagtgaattccatcttgtgtacctgagtttccaactcccaaatcagacgaatcctcaaaatggtaggtttgagtcggcgacctagccactcgcacccatacaaatcaaaggaccaccttcaatggcaggagttcccaactcactcaggattgaggtcatgttacctatggtcatcctagtgaagtgaagtctatgTCATGAACAgttttatataacgagacgttaacacttcgtggtcagattttatacaaactctttgtataggatgcccctgctcgcatgtcccctacacgaattaTCAGAATcataccatctgtgacaagtcaaacacttgtgaccatttcataaagcgggtcgcatccgtagcgttaccaggataagattttccTCCTATacccatatactacagatcattttgattatcacttaagtcataatccacttgtatgccaccacatcatgcttaagttacatacagataaccaaggattttaggttgattggtttatggtaaagcaaaaaTAAAGCAAACAATTGAGCAAAAACAAGAAgcgaagtaaaatatcatatattatacatcataagcgttcatacaaactatttacaaactacaggacacgagactttagggcatcaaacccaatattattaacctagacaatccagctactaattataatctaagtcatttattaagtttgctcaaaaacaacttttgtctttgaaataaaacaagtccaagtagtcacattaaattctttaataaaCTGACCTTAACttgtatgcatgcatcaaatctatctaaatcacctttccaggtaggttcccaggtaggggtgttccgttgccgtccccttaaataccccagcctagacagaacttgccttagacaaaaggtctcttatagatagattttctacattttaaccttttactaattattttagttctaatttcattttataaccatttataaaataaacaacgaaAACACACATGCTACATAAcgattataacgcttataaatattacgctaaataaataatgcatacataaatataatccttatattatatgatgcatgaacatgtacttatgtaaattaaatcatgcttcactaaatcataacacttataataaagagaatatgcatgaccaatgtataacctaaggtgggattgatctatatgtgcataccatatgacataaaaaaaacatacatcacatgtataagacCATGGATTAATGGATCAGGATGAACCAATACAGAACCGAAATGAgaaaactatctattacattattctgctgagcaaaccggttcacaagcgaaccaggtcttgaaccgtcgggtgaagctcccatcgtttagtaaacgcctttaggtaaatgatcatgtagcgcacactagacgatagcacaaaagctaaatgatcacatggACAATAATGAGGCCGCAAAGCCtaatcgtctagacgatcgcttagcacgcaAAAGGTTAACAATTTACCACGTTATTACTCCGcatcgtatagtcagtaactaagcgaagAGACTTGCTGAGCTATACAATTGTCTAGTGCGTACGCGAGTTAAACAACAGCTgagcatccgatactcagcgatcgtctacctcatcgtcaACACGACACGACCAACACTTGACCGTCTTCTTCCGCAAAGAACAACAACCGAaattcatcacgaacgactcaagacaaactaactttgaaaatacatactcgatagcaattgattgtgcccaaaaacgcaggggcctttacaattaacttgaGAATTCAACAAACCAAGGTTACATCCCAgtaaactccattaatccacacatccacataCGAATTAACAATTAATACAGAGACTAGACATGTTGTACCCACcgtgaatgtaaatgcaattctcttgcagcaatgaattggaatatcagaaaccgagtgctctaaagtctcgtgtcctgtagtttgtaaacacagttttgtacgaacgcttgtgatgtataatatatgatattttcttcactacttgtctttgaacattggatgttttatttgctttaccacaaaccaataaactaaaatctctggttgtcattatgtaacttaagcatgtatgtggtgacatacaagtggatcatgtcttaagtgataactaaaatagtctgtagtatatggatgtaGGAGGGAAACATTATCCTGGAACACTacgaatgcggcccgcttttgtgaaatagttacaagtgttgtaacttgctacaaatggtcagatcctgatcattcatgtggtgaCGTGCGAGCGAgggcatcttatacaaagagtttgtataagacctgaccacgaagtgttaacgtctcgttatataacgtcgttcatgacaaagactttacttcactaagatgaccataggtaacatgatctcaatcctgagtgagttgggaactcctgcgtttgagggcgatcctttgatttgcatgggtgcgagtggccaggtcgccgactcaaacctaccactttggagatttttctgatttgggagttgggaactcagctacacaagtaggaattcactccttccccgaagcaaaggtaagtagatagattactccttTAAGaactgatcccggggcttgaacgatgtggcaccacacaccttctcatggcccgagaggtgtccacacatagcaGAActttgttgtattgttcattagagggatcagtggtatctaaggagttagatgtaactacagggacaaaatggtaaattggcctagttgtacttacgagcatctgtgaagggttatcgtactgttgatttgttatatttgatggacacagaaatatatctgtggtaaggatagttcaactgtcggtctttagtgaaatgcctggcagttaatagatggtggatttcgtggctaaagagtttagtcagttattcacgtaccgttggagcttcgagccataggtctataaggtccccttggtagctcaatggattcaagttgagaatcagtttttgggtcagtttgaaatgttcaaattgacaagagggagtttgattatatatgatatgattgaactggttaattatatatgatatgattaactttatgtataagatacattaattggagaaacatgaatataaatatgatttatatctagtggaggcgaaaatactatggttgatatatgatattaaactataggttaatgaatataatatgattatatttattattttaatttgacaattatgggataattatgcacgccgttttctccgtaatcgtgcgttagtgggaagttctaATCAGTTTtcgtaattgaagaataaaatgaaaatcgttttcattttgcaagaaaTCACGGTTATTTGCTTAAGAAGTGTTTGTTTCCTATCGCTTGGTAAAttgagagactatatgatagctcgAACTTACTACCCAATCGCTTACATGCGCGCgccatcttctaaacgatcgcctacgtTTCATTAAACAATTGTCTAGCGCctgagcatttactaaacggtcgtatagacgatcacgaCCTTTTTCCTAAACGGTCGTATActacatctaaacgatcaagtattttgtctatacgatagactaagccttctcccactttcttgaccgttgtatacgatcttcttATCCTTcgaccctctaccaaatcccaatagagcccactctttggattctcacattgagaatactaagggttccaagtggtggtgtcgtccccatcttcttgtgttcgtgtggaggtcgttcgtggtagacgaccaATGGTGTTGGTGAACGATAGCTTGAtgttccagcgagagcgagaacaCTCGTTCTTTGGGGAGAGCGAGATTTGCtacgaagaaaggttcttcgcctggtaagttttcttgttctcttgttatttAGTTGTAAAACATGCCGGTAATTTTGTAGtatgatgcatatctgtttgtttgaatgtaaatgtggtaagtctttagaaagatccgcttccgcttagtggtactcttgtataagagttccttaaaaaatgacaatcagcaaattaTGCAGTAAATACGTTACCTgtcaagggttcaagatatttaacaATTGATGGGGAAtgatatccaatatatattcctaacctcctttgaggaaccatcttagtacgttgtagtggagcaattggaacatatactgcacatctaaaaattctcatatgggaaatatttggctcatggtcataagctaattgtaatggcgagtacttatgataaactactggcctaatgcgtacaagtgacgctacatgcaaaatagcatatcCCCAtatagatgaaggaagcttagctcttataagtaatggtcttgcaattaattgcaaacggtttatgaatgattctactaaaccattttgtgtatgaacatgagctacgaCATGtccaacacttatcccaattaatatacaataattatcaaaagcttagggtgtaaattcaccaacattattaagacgaatggtcttaattgtataatcaagaaattatgttcttaacttaattatttgaggaaataatcttgcaaatgcaagatttcgacttaataataagcacacgtgtgaccaccTGTTGGATGTGTCGATTAATactaaaatatctaaatggtccacttggtgtgTTAATAGGTCcatatatatcaccatgaattcgttctaaaaatgcaggagATTCAATCCTCACTTTGAATattgatggtctaattattaatttgtctTGAGAATAAGCATCACATAATAAATCATTAGATCGAAGAATCTTCTAACTCTCCTATGGATGTTCATTTGATTGGACTTGGCTGATGGCCGTCGAAGGTTGGCCGACAACGATCACTGAAGTGGCAGTCGGAGTTTGGTCACCGAATTGGCCACCGGTTGTTTAGGATGTCTAACCTATTCAATCTTTTTAACTCTTGAAACAAACACTCCGTAAAATGTTAcattagaaaatgaaaaatccaTCTTATAAAATAGCCTAAAGCCACGCCACCGGATGATGGTAACCGGAGCAAAGCGTCGGAGTTAAAACTGGACGAAGAAGGTGGCCATCGTCATTGCAAAATCCGGTCATTAATGATGGAAATGGAGCTCTAGTTTCTTCACTTAGCTACTGGATTTTGCACTGCAACATGATCCGAGCTCTTCTACTGCGCAAAGGGATCTCTAGGGCCCTCTCTCCCCCTTCATCCAATAATTTTTCATCcttctcttcttcatcctctGTATCGGATTTGCTTTCTTCAGCACGAGCTCGTCACGTCGTGGACGGTGACCGCCATTTGCTTTGCTCTCTATGGTCCGTCATTCAACACCGTGGATTCAAAGTCCAAGGTTCCGATGTAAGTTTGCTTCTGCTACTTGGTGATCTTTCTATTTTATTCGACGTTTCTCTTTGTATTTAGTAGTTTTTCATAATGGGTTTTATGTGTAGCTTAGGTTAGCGATTTTAATTTAATGGGTTTCGATTGTATGATGCAACTTGTTGTATTTTTGTTCAACGTTGTCGTTTGAGATGTCTTACTTTCTTGTGGTTTCTGTTTATGATGCAGGTGAGAGTGGGCAATATAATTGAACGGAAAGGTTATTGTCTATATGTGTTGATATTTGATTGTGAACTGCCTGTTGACTAGTAAAGCAATCGTTTATCTCTGTCTCTCATGATTTGTATGCATACACTGATTGGATGACTTTGCTTTGTTGCATGAATTATTTTATCCAGAACGTATTTTCCAGGTATGCTTTTTTTTACATCTTTACTTCTCATTGATATGATTGAAATAGAATAGTAGTATTATCTTATATGATGCTTGTTTCTTGGTTATGTCTCCTGGTTTAGGTTACAAAAGTCGAACATTCACATGAAGGAAGAGGAAAAGCCACGATTAAGGTTGATCTCTGAACTTCAAAGTTTAGCTATTTcgattttaattgaattttcttgGATTCTTTTTCTGGGACAAGCAATGCATTTTATTTGGGTAAGGGAGATAGTAGAAAGATCCTCCAATTGCATCAAGCAAAGGCGGAATAATTGCTTAAGGTTCtatcttaattttaaacattCCCATTGAGGTCAAGCCCCTTTTCAGTGTCCTAAAATGTCCCAAAAAATCCTACCAATTGAGGTGTTAAAGATGTCTTTGGGTATTTTCAGAGGTTAGTTTTTACCATTTCCATCGTGCTGTGGCCTTTCCTCTTTGGCATCTCCTGGTGTTACCTAAGAGCCTCAAAGAATCTTTGCAGTCATCCTAGAAGAAGGCTAGAGTGTTTCGAGACAACGCTGCACATGAAGTGGTTGAGACTCGTGAGAAATACGTATTTTTTGTGGGACACGATTATTGATTTTTAGCAATTACTTGGAAAATTGGTTTTCAGTTTTTCTAGTGCTCAACTTCCACGCCTCTCACTCTCGGTTGATGATCTTCTTTCCTATGCATCTTTccacctctctctctctctcatatgTGTGGTATTCGAACCGTGTTCATAAACTTCTGCCACCCTGGGGTGGGGGTGCGAAGGAACGACAAAATGTTCTTCGAGAAGGAGACTTtagtaaataatcaaatataacacTTGGGTTAAGGGTCCCTTCCCCCCTGGGATTTTCGCAATAATAGCCTGTTCCACAGCATGATTAACAACATTTTATATGTTTCGCATCTACTTAATTTTGATGGACATTTAAACCTTTATTGTAAAATCTATAGTGGACCCCCACCCCGGGGGTGCTTCACTCTCTCCCTTGATTCTCGTGTGTGTATGGATGCACACATGTCTAAGTTTGTGTATGACATTGCATATATGTACTCAATATGTGGATGGTGTACATATTGTGTATATATGCATACCCACCAATTGTCATGGGGTCAAcgttgttttattttctttcggATGAAATGCAAGTGCTTTTGTTTGCTAGTGTAAAATTAACCTCTACTTTATCACAGGTTGAACTTCGTGACGTTGAAAGTGGAAACAAAGTAACTCAACGGTTGGCCACAGATGAATCTGTTGACAGTTACACACTTTTCCTTATAGATATCCCATGCATCAGATGTGCCTTTTATACAAATCTTGTTGCAAATGAAATCCTATAACCTGTTTGAGGACGTTTTTCTCTATTTCCATTTCTTAGTTTTTGTTCTTACTGACGTATTTTGTATTGAACTTTAAACATGATTTCTAGATCCTAAACGGCAACAGTTTTGAAAGAAATTCAGCATGTCATACATTCACTGACTGATGTTTTAGCAATTCCCGTTAGTAATGATCATAGCAATTTCTTTCATGGTTGACTAATCCAGGTTGGGAGGTTTTATGGTGTATAGAGAGCTGTCAACTTCATTTTTTGTCTAATTTTTCTATCACCTAAGCATTGTTGCATGATATGGCCATTAGAGAACTTTCTTTCTCTTTGATAATTgaacaagaaaaaagaaaaagatatggACGTTAAATGCATGATgtcacattatttcaaaagttcAAGTTGTAGGCCTGAGAAGGACATATTTACTAAAGTATTTATTGTTCATACTTTGATAATATTGTGACTCATTCTATAACTATTGTGTTGAAACTTTAaaggtttttattttaaatacagAAGTTCCAaagatatttaaaactaaagataatttcctctaattaatttattgtattACGGGGAAAAGAATGAAAACAagcatatatgatatgcttgttaaaAAAAGCATGTTTGAcgtattatatttgattttttttttgtcaaaaaataataaactggTTCAGTCTGATGGACCAGTAGGACAGTTTTGGATTCTTGAACTTCGCATTGGATAAATTGCTTGATGAGGTTGTGCATTTAGGTCATACATCTCTTTAATAAGCATGGAATAAACTGCTCGACCGTTTTGTTGGGATACCTCTAATTATTAGTAGATTGTCATTTGTTGATGTATGCAGTGAttgtttcttaaaatatttataaaacctTAATGTTATGACATCTACTACCAGAAATTTTTATTCCATCCATACCTATGATATAGTACTATAATTTTAATGTCTAAACATCAGGAATAGTGTTAAGCATTAGTAATCCTTCTATCTAATGTAAGTTCCCATCACATCTTGTGACTAATGAATTGTTGCAGGGGTTTTTGTGCAGGAGAAagcatatatatttatgtgtagGGATAGGGATGCCAAAGTACTATTAATGGAGTGAGTTCCATGATTCTCCAGCTACAAGCCCTTCAATATTTATATATGGTGAACTTGAATGGGAAAGTATTTTAGAATGAAATTTACTGAAAATTTGCTCTGTTGATTGTATGTTAGCCCTGATACGTTTGAGCAACTGGAAGTTCCCGAGGAATTGTTTGGTAAAGCTGCCATGTATTTACAAGgtgatgaaaatttaaaatatcatgcATAAGCATTACAAACTTATATTCGGTTTGTTACttgacttatttattatctatCATGATTAAATATTTGTGATTGAAGTCTTATCTCTCTGTGAACTCGAAAAAACCTTGGCTTGTCTAAAAATGTTTCCCCATTATTCTatcattttatataataataatgataattatATCTATACATGCCACAAAATGTCAAGCCAATGTTATTTGTCATGTACCACCATTCATaattaatatctttttttttattctaggAACTAACACTTTATAAACGTGAAAAATAGATGACATGAAAGTTATGGTACAACTTTTCAATGACACTCCCTTATCTGCATCGGTTCCCAAACGAGTGACATGTGTTGTGAAGGAAGCGCAACCACCTATGAAGGGAATTGCAGCTACTCCCAAGTATGTTTCCTTCTACCTGTGTATGTGTAATAAAAAGCGAAATTGTGATCATGCAACTTTCAGTTACAATCTTTCTCGCAATATTATCTTGGCTAGAATGCGGTAGACTTTTTGTTCAAAAAATGAATTCAAGTGATATGGGGGTAAGAGAAATCAATCCAAATATAGGGAGGGAACTCTGAGCTATGAAGGATGGACACACTCCAGGCACGTGTCCCGACATGCAAATTTTGTgtcctatttttatttatatttaatttcagaCACGTGGGATACAATAAGACACTTCTTGGACACGCTTGAGAAATTTTTTAAAGAGACAATGGTCCAACTTTTTGTGTTAGACCCAAATTTAAACCCcaaataaactatatgttaaacaaagatgttaattttttattttattttatttttttgaaaaaaaaaaaaaaaaaaaaaagaggctaaagaaagaaaaggaaaaattgaaGTAAGAAACCTAAATGTTTCATCTCATGTAATTGTTAATCAACTTGAGATTTTATGctttctttagtggagtacatttagtattttatgtttaatttgtatatatccttaaaaaataatattaaaaaagagCATATCCCCAATGTGTTCATGTCctggttcttttaaaattagcGTATCCCCGTGTGTTGTCTCCATGTCCATATCCATGCTTCTAAGCTTCTGAGTTTGGAGTttgattagagaaaaatattggCATCTGGAAATCTCTCAAGTTAAAACAACAAACTCAACCCTTGTTTTACTATCGTGTGCTCAAACACTGGGCATGTTAATATAGTATAACTCAGACAATCATAACATATTGCAGACCATGCTTggcattttattaaatatttatcaaCACCAATCATGTGAAATCAAGAACTAATTACACGATTGGCTTTGTATGGGAAGTTATTCATTCTCCTATACTCTTGACTTGGGGTCGTCTGTATGGTTTCACTCTGCTGTTGGAAGTGTTTTCAAGCCACCTTCATCTCTCAAGTTCTTCCAGGAACCTAGAAACTCCTGCCCTTGCCTTCTGGAGGCTACGGCATTTATATTCTTGGGCTTGACTCTAATTTTAGTGAAGGAATTTTAAGAGTTCCCTAGTGATTGAAATCAATAATCCTGGGTATTCTTCAGTTGTGTTCAAGGAGTCTGGAGTTATTATCCTGTTTTAGTGGTCACAATACTACATGTTTGATAATTCCTCTTCCCAACAGACTTGGAAGGGGACTTTGAAGTGCAGAAATGAATGGCCATGGTCATAATGCATATATCATCTCAAAGTTCCCTCAAATTTTGACcttagaaacatttttttttcctgaaacaGACTTTAAAACATTGAGGTCATGGATTCAATCCATGATGGTCACTTAactaggatttaatatcctacgagTTTCATGCAGGTTGTCCCGTGAGATTAGTCAAGGTGCGCCATAAACTGGTCTGGATACTCACAATCAcggatatttaaaaaaagtgaaaaagagagagagagaaacaccTTGAAACATTGAGTTCCTTTCCCTTGGCACGACAATTGAGATCGTTATATTGTCAGCGTTATTAGTATTTTCAAACATTTGATGGTGGTATCAAGTATGGTTTGTTTC comes from Benincasa hispida cultivar B227 chromosome 2, ASM972705v1, whole genome shotgun sequence and encodes:
- the LOC120071637 gene encoding elongation factor P; amino-acid sequence: MIRALLLRKGISRALSPPSSNNFSSFSSSSSVSDLLSSARARHVVDGDRHLLCSLWSVIQHRGFKVQGSDVRVGNIIERKERIFQVTKVEHSHEGRGKATIKVELRDVESGNKVTQRLATDESVDRVFVQEKAYIFMCRDRDAKVLLMDPDTFEQLEVPEELFGKAAMYLQDDMKVMVQLFNDTPLSASVPKRVTCVVKEAQPPMKGIAATPKEKKALLDNGMTIKVPPHVVVGDVVVINTEDDSYIERAKG